One part of the Streptomyces sp. NBC_00286 genome encodes these proteins:
- a CDS encoding endonuclease/exonuclease/phosphatase family protein, translating to MRVVTWNLWWRFGPWEERRKAVLAVLRDLRPDVVGLQEVWACGGENLAGWLADELGLYWTWAASEAPEWWQQRLGDSTVDLGNAVLSRWPIVDRAVVRLPKPEGEDDGRLALYTRLDAPGHPVPFFTTHLTSLTHASAVRCEQVRVLAGFVADHRGGTAFPPVVTGDFNAWPDSDEIRLFGGYKTAPAVPGQVFLDAWEYADPGTPAATWAAANPYIKPGNPDVRLDYIHVGPPGPDALGHVRSVHRAGDGPVDGVWPSDHAAVVADLASVPSD from the coding sequence ATGCGCGTAGTGACGTGGAACCTCTGGTGGCGGTTCGGGCCTTGGGAGGAGCGGCGGAAGGCGGTTCTGGCCGTGTTGCGGGATTTGCGGCCGGATGTGGTGGGGCTGCAGGAGGTGTGGGCCTGTGGTGGGGAGAACCTGGCGGGGTGGCTGGCGGATGAGTTGGGGCTGTACTGGACTTGGGCCGCTTCGGAGGCGCCCGAGTGGTGGCAGCAGAGGCTCGGGGACTCGACGGTAGATCTCGGCAACGCCGTGCTCAGTCGGTGGCCCATCGTGGACCGGGCGGTGGTGCGCTTGCCGAAGCCTGAGGGGGAGGACGACGGGCGGCTGGCGCTGTATACGCGGCTGGACGCGCCGGGCCATCCGGTGCCGTTCTTCACGACCCACCTGACCTCCCTCACTCACGCTTCGGCGGTGCGGTGCGAACAGGTCCGCGTTCTCGCCGGGTTTGTCGCGGATCATCGCGGCGGGACGGCGTTTCCGCCGGTCGTCACCGGGGATTTCAACGCCTGGCCCGACTCGGACGAGATCCGGCTGTTCGGCGGCTACAAAACGGCACCGGCCGTCCCCGGGCAGGTGTTCCTCGACGCCTGGGAGTACGCGGATCCAGGGACCCCGGCGGCCACCTGGGCCGCGGCCAATCCCTACATCAAGCCCGGCAATCCCGACGTCCGCCTGGACTACATCCACGTCGGACCGCCGGGCCCGGACGCGCTCGGCCACGTGCGCTCGGTGCACCGCGCGGGCGACGGTCCCGTCGACGGCGTATGGCCGTCCGACCATGCGGCGGTCGTCGCGGACTTGGCGTCGGTACCGTCCGACTGA
- a CDS encoding GntR family transcriptional regulator: MEELVIEFHLNGRSGLSPYQQLVQQVRHALRLGLLKEGDRLPTVKEVARQMAVNPNTVLKAYRELEHEGLVAARPGVGTFVTRTLADASLAAHGPLQKDLRRWLAKARLAGLDDESIEALFMNTFRTAAGEDIA; the protein is encoded by the coding sequence ATGGAGGAACTGGTGATTGAGTTCCACCTGAACGGCCGTTCTGGCCTGTCTCCGTACCAGCAGCTGGTCCAGCAGGTGCGCCACGCGCTGCGGCTCGGCCTGCTCAAGGAAGGGGACAGGCTCCCCACGGTCAAGGAGGTGGCCCGGCAGATGGCGGTCAACCCGAACACCGTGCTCAAGGCGTACCGGGAGCTTGAGCACGAGGGGCTGGTGGCCGCCCGGCCAGGGGTGGGGACATTCGTGACCCGGACGCTGGCCGACGCCTCGCTCGCCGCGCACGGACCGCTCCAGAAGGACCTGCGGCGCTGGCTGGCCAAAGCCCGCCTGGCCGGGCTCGACGACGAGTCCATCGAGGCCCTGTTCATGAACACCTTTCGGACCGCCGCTGGAGAGGACATAGCGTGA
- a CDS encoding ABC transporter ATP-binding protein, whose product MSAVLRAQDLGKRYKQRWALQNCDLDVPAGRVVGLVGPNGAGKSTLLNLASGMLTPTAGTIEVCGGRPASGPAQLAKVGFVAQDTPTYAALSIADHLRLGARLNPGWDDALARDRIRQLGLDLKQKAGRLSGGQRAQLALTLGLAKRPELLILDEPVAALDPLARREFMQDLMEAVAEHELSVVLSSHLVSDVERTCDYVIVLVDSRVQVAGDIDDLVACHHRLTGPRRAPDTLPAGQHVITASHTDRQTTLLVRTDTAVHDPVWTVSPLDLEDIVLAYMTRPADAVRDTRPALEVLR is encoded by the coding sequence GTGAGCGCCGTCTTACGAGCCCAGGACCTGGGCAAGAGATACAAGCAGCGCTGGGCGCTGCAGAACTGCGACCTGGACGTGCCCGCCGGGCGGGTCGTCGGCCTGGTCGGCCCCAACGGGGCAGGAAAGTCCACCCTGTTGAACCTTGCCTCCGGGATGCTGACCCCGACCGCGGGCACGATCGAGGTGTGCGGCGGCCGTCCCGCCAGCGGCCCCGCGCAGCTGGCCAAGGTCGGCTTCGTCGCCCAGGACACCCCCACCTACGCCGCCCTGAGCATCGCCGATCACCTGCGGCTCGGTGCCCGCCTCAACCCCGGCTGGGACGACGCCCTGGCCCGCGACCGCATCCGTCAGCTCGGCCTGGACCTCAAACAGAAGGCCGGGAGGCTGTCCGGCGGTCAGCGTGCGCAGCTCGCCCTCACCCTGGGCCTCGCCAAGCGGCCCGAGCTGCTGATCCTGGACGAGCCGGTCGCCGCACTCGACCCCCTCGCCCGCAGGGAGTTCATGCAGGACCTGATGGAGGCCGTCGCCGAACACGAGCTGAGCGTCGTGCTCTCCTCCCACCTGGTCTCCGACGTGGAACGGACCTGCGACTACGTCATCGTCCTGGTCGACTCCCGGGTCCAGGTGGCCGGCGACATCGACGACCTGGTCGCCTGCCACCACCGCCTCACCGGACCGCGCCGAGCCCCGGACACGCTCCCGGCCGGTCAGCACGTCATCACCGCCAGCCACACCGACCGGCAGACCACCCTCCTGGTGCGCACCGACACCGCGGTCCACGATCCCGTCTGGACCGTCAGCCCGCTCGACCTGGAAGACATCGTCCTGGCCTACATGACCCGGCCCGCCGATGCGGTACGTGACACCCGACCCGCACTGGAGGTCCTCCGATGA
- a CDS encoding transporter: MIWLTWRQFRTQAAVIFAAVTALAATLAATGPQLADLYRTAGSSLVDRVSSADQTLYYAGLLGVLAVPAVIGMFWGAPLISRELETGTHYLAWNQGVTRTRWLATKLGLGAAAAMTAAGLAALAVSWWSSPIDRAINGGGATDTYFPRLDPVAFAARGVAPMAHAAFAFVLGVALGLVIRRTLPAMATTLVVYATVQITVPMWIRPHLAATDRTTVPIEPGGAPISIQEGAKQIVTHPEVPGAWLTSQQTLNAAGQPVPVPSSFADCLHTESGPPTAQQFDGCLADLGAQGYQQQVTYQPAGNFWTLQWAETGLYLGLALALTGFCAWWIRRRLT, encoded by the coding sequence ATGATCTGGCTGACCTGGCGCCAGTTCCGCACCCAGGCCGCCGTGATCTTCGCCGCGGTGACCGCCCTCGCCGCCACCCTCGCGGCCACCGGCCCGCAACTGGCCGACCTCTACCGAACCGCCGGCAGCAGCCTGGTGGACCGGGTCTCCAGCGCGGACCAGACCCTCTACTACGCCGGACTGCTGGGTGTACTCGCCGTACCGGCCGTCATCGGGATGTTCTGGGGCGCACCGCTGATCTCCCGTGAACTGGAGACCGGCACCCACTACCTCGCATGGAACCAGGGCGTCACCCGCACCCGCTGGCTGGCAACCAAGCTGGGCCTCGGCGCGGCGGCCGCCATGACCGCCGCCGGACTGGCCGCACTCGCCGTGAGCTGGTGGAGCAGCCCCATCGACCGGGCCATCAACGGCGGCGGCGCGACGGACACGTACTTCCCGCGGCTCGACCCCGTGGCCTTCGCCGCACGAGGCGTCGCCCCCATGGCCCATGCCGCCTTCGCCTTCGTCCTGGGCGTCGCCCTCGGCCTCGTCATCCGCCGCACCCTGCCCGCGATGGCCACCACGCTCGTCGTCTACGCCACCGTCCAGATCACCGTGCCGATGTGGATCCGGCCCCACCTGGCCGCCACGGACCGGACCACCGTGCCGATCGAGCCCGGCGGCGCCCCCATCAGCATCCAGGAGGGCGCCAAGCAGATCGTCACGCACCCCGAAGTGCCCGGCGCCTGGCTCACCTCCCAGCAGACGCTGAACGCCGCCGGTCAGCCGGTCCCGGTACCGTCGTCCTTCGCCGACTGCCTGCACACCGAATCGGGCCCGCCCACCGCGCAGCAATTCGACGGCTGCCTCGCCGACCTCGGCGCCCAGGGCTACCAGCAGCAGGTGACCTACCAGCCCGCCGGCAACTTCTGGACCCTGCAATGGGCCGAGACCGGGCTCTACCTCGGCCTCGCCCTGGCCCTGACCGGGTTCTGCGCCTGGTGG